A genomic region of Bacillus sp. 2205SS5-2 contains the following coding sequences:
- a CDS encoding PRC-barrel domain-containing protein — MKKSAEMKGLPIISIADGNEIGSVKSLVINPEKGSVDFLTIEHEDWQVSVKAIPFKKVIGIGEFAVTVDNENAVIDLNEIPIANSLVNKKIKINDTRVMTRKGQLVGDVVEFMVDDDTGSILGMQIKTNSQEALLEAQYVLTYGKDIIIVQEEATNHFKSSLDEKKDDVVEELLEDVSPTQGIEQIQNKQVNLLVGKRVTKDIYDPTGSVIIAADTELEEAHILAAKAAGPSVFVELSMNVEA; from the coding sequence ATGAAAAAGAGTGCAGAAATGAAAGGTCTACCCATTATTAGTATAGCAGATGGAAATGAAATTGGTTCTGTTAAATCTTTAGTCATTAATCCAGAGAAAGGCTCTGTGGATTTCTTAACGATTGAACATGAAGACTGGCAAGTAAGTGTGAAGGCAATTCCGTTTAAAAAGGTTATTGGCATTGGTGAATTTGCCGTCACAGTTGACAATGAAAATGCTGTCATTGATTTAAATGAGATTCCAATCGCAAATTCATTAGTAAATAAAAAAATAAAAATAAATGATACAAGAGTAATGACTCGTAAAGGTCAGCTTGTTGGCGATGTTGTGGAATTTATGGTTGACGACGATACGGGGTCTATCCTTGGTATGCAGATCAAAACAAACAGCCAAGAAGCGTTGCTTGAGGCACAATACGTCTTAACTTATGGAAAAGATATCATTATTGTTCAAGAAGAAGCGACTAATCACTTTAAATCAAGCCTTGATGAGAAGAAAGACGATGTTGTGGAAGAGTTACTAGAAGATGTGAGTCCGACTCAAGGTATTGAGCAAATACAAAATAAACAAGTTAATTTACTTGTTGGGAAAAGAGTAACAAAAGATATTTACGATCCAACAGGCTCAGTTATTATTGCTGCCGATACAGAATTAGAAGAAGCTCATATCCTGGCAGCAAAAGCAGCAGGACCATCAGTGTTTGTTGAATTATCAATGAATGTAGAAGCTTAG
- a CDS encoding GspE/PulE family protein: MVKDRKRLGDLLVEAGLLSMDQLQTALSEKAKGQRLGDVLLQRGYITEQQLIEVLEFQLGIPHVSLYRYPFDSTLFHMIPKDTAKRNLMIPLKKEGDKLFVAMSDPMDFYSIEDLRLATGFQIETAIATKDDILRSIAKYYDTDEGFEEFAQAQSDSNEDIQQENIVNQDSPIVRLVNQLLSNAVTQKASDIHLDPQETKVAIRYRVDGVLRTERTLPKHMQSMLTARIKIMANLDITEYRVPQDGRIKANLDFHAVDLRVSTLPTVYGEKIVMRILDLSSALNDLTHLGFNKVNLKRFLHMIDQPTGIVLITGPTGSGKSSTLYAALNKLNSEEVNIITVEDPVEYQLEGINQIQVNPNVGLTFAKGLRAILRQDPNIVMVGEIRDRETVEVAIRASLTGHLVLSTIHTNDSIGTVTRLLDMGVEPFLVASALSGVIAQRLIRRNCRDCSQEQPATKREVEIFAKRGMKIEKIVRGQGCSSCNMTGYKGRMAIHEVLVMNDEMKRIILNGDSFTQLRDVAILNKTIFLIDDGLLKVKQGYTTTEEILRVAVSE, encoded by the coding sequence ATGGTAAAAGATCGTAAACGTTTAGGAGATTTATTAGTTGAAGCCGGATTACTCTCCATGGACCAACTGCAAACGGCTTTATCTGAAAAAGCAAAAGGGCAACGATTAGGTGATGTGCTTTTACAAAGAGGCTATATTACCGAACAGCAGTTGATTGAAGTGTTAGAATTTCAGCTTGGCATTCCTCATGTCAGTTTATACCGGTACCCATTTGATTCAACCTTATTTCACATGATTCCCAAAGACACAGCCAAGCGAAATTTAATGATTCCATTAAAAAAAGAAGGCGACAAACTTTTTGTAGCTATGAGTGACCCGATGGATTTCTATAGTATTGAAGACCTTCGTTTAGCCACAGGCTTTCAAATAGAAACAGCGATTGCAACAAAGGACGATATTCTGCGTTCGATAGCGAAGTACTACGATACAGATGAAGGCTTTGAGGAATTTGCCCAAGCCCAATCGGATTCAAACGAAGACATTCAGCAAGAAAATATTGTTAATCAAGATTCTCCGATTGTGCGTTTAGTGAATCAATTGCTTTCAAACGCTGTCACACAAAAAGCAAGTGATATTCATCTTGATCCACAAGAAACCAAGGTCGCTATTCGTTACCGTGTAGATGGGGTGTTGCGGACTGAACGAACACTACCAAAGCATATGCAAAGTATGCTGACTGCCCGAATTAAAATTATGGCCAATCTGGACATCACAGAATACCGCGTCCCCCAAGATGGCCGAATTAAAGCGAATCTTGATTTTCATGCCGTCGATCTTCGGGTCTCTACTCTTCCAACGGTATACGGTGAAAAAATAGTGATGCGAATCCTTGATTTGAGCTCGGCGTTAAATGATTTGACACATCTTGGCTTTAATAAAGTGAATTTAAAACGATTTTTGCATATGATTGATCAACCTACAGGAATCGTCTTGATTACTGGGCCGACTGGGTCAGGGAAATCATCGACATTGTATGCCGCGTTAAATAAGCTTAATTCAGAAGAAGTGAATATTATTACCGTTGAAGATCCAGTGGAATATCAGTTAGAGGGTATCAACCAAATTCAAGTAAACCCTAATGTCGGACTTACGTTTGCCAAGGGTTTGCGCGCAATTCTTCGTCAAGATCCGAATATTGTTATGGTCGGAGAGATTCGTGACCGAGAAACAGTGGAAGTGGCCATCAGGGCGTCCTTAACGGGTCATTTGGTGTTAAGTACGATTCATACTAATGACTCGATTGGTACTGTCACTCGCTTACTAGACATGGGGGTAGAACCATTTCTAGTAGCCTCTGCTTTAAGTGGAGTCATTGCTCAGCGTCTGATTCGCCGGAATTGTCGCGATTGTTCACAGGAGCAACCTGCGACGAAGCGAGAAGTTGAAATTTTTGCCAAAAGAGGCATGAAAATTGAGAAAATTGTCAGGGGTCAAGGTTGTTCCTCATGTAATATGACCGGCTATAAAGGACGGATGGCGATTCATGAAGTGTTGGTCATGAATGATGAAATGAAACGAATTATTTTAAATGGCGATTCTTTTACTCAGTTGAGAGATGTGGCCATCCTAAACAAAACGATTTTTTTAATCGACGATGGACTCCTGAAAGTAAAACAAGGCTACACAACAACGGAAGAAATACTCCGTGTAGCGGTGTCGGAATAG
- a CDS encoding type II secretion system F family protein translates to MARFQYTGRDRKGKKQAHITAPNKREAMLKLKTSGIRVVTIQEVPESMFQKDIVIGNPVKLQHLVIFLRQFSTLLQAGVTVVEATDILSAQTGSKALSKALKEIADELKEGNPLSEACSKHKKIFQPIFINLIKAGEATGSLDESLERLAEHYEKQHMTKQKVISALAYPAVVGVIAIFVVIFLLVAVVPTFVTMFADFGGELPLITRFVIGASEWMQRFWYLVALLMVGIVVGFMMLKANKKTKYYIDYAVLRMPIFGTLIQKAVLARMTRTLSSLFSSSVPILQAITIVEKVVENEVIAGVLRKSRESLESGQAFTEPMKKHWAFPPLVTQMIAIGEETGSLDSMLSKVADFYEKEVENTTDRLKSLIEPLMIVFLASLVGTIVSSILVPMFEIFNNVQGY, encoded by the coding sequence ATGGCACGCTTTCAATATACCGGTCGAGACCGCAAAGGCAAGAAGCAAGCACATATAACCGCTCCCAACAAACGAGAGGCCATGTTAAAGCTGAAAACATCTGGCATTCGTGTTGTGACGATTCAAGAAGTACCAGAATCGATGTTTCAAAAGGATATTGTTATCGGTAATCCAGTCAAGCTACAGCATTTGGTGATCTTTCTTCGCCAATTCTCCACTCTCCTCCAAGCGGGTGTGACAGTAGTGGAAGCAACAGACATTCTCTCAGCTCAAACGGGCAGTAAGGCCTTAAGCAAGGCCCTCAAAGAAATCGCCGATGAACTTAAGGAAGGGAATCCCCTTTCTGAAGCTTGCAGTAAGCATAAAAAAATATTTCAGCCGATCTTTATTAATTTAATTAAAGCAGGCGAAGCGACGGGGAGCCTGGATGAATCGCTTGAACGTTTAGCTGAGCACTATGAAAAGCAACATATGACGAAACAAAAAGTCATTTCTGCCCTAGCGTATCCCGCAGTCGTAGGGGTCATCGCGATTTTTGTAGTCATCTTCCTATTGGTGGCGGTTGTGCCTACCTTTGTGACAATGTTTGCTGATTTTGGTGGAGAACTTCCACTCATTACGCGGTTTGTCATCGGTGCTAGTGAATGGATGCAGAGATTTTGGTATCTTGTCGCTTTATTGATGGTTGGTATCGTTGTGGGATTTATGATGTTAAAAGCAAACAAAAAAACAAAATACTATATCGATTATGCTGTGTTACGAATGCCGATTTTTGGGACATTAATACAAAAAGCCGTTCTAGCTCGAATGACTAGAACGCTAAGTTCTTTGTTCAGTAGTTCGGTGCCGATTTTACAGGCAATTACGATTGTCGAAAAAGTGGTAGAAAACGAAGTGATTGCAGGCGTTCTACGCAAATCGCGTGAGTCGCTTGAAAGTGGCCAAGCCTTCACAGAGCCTATGAAAAAACACTGGGCCTTTCCACCTCTAGTCACACAAATGATTGCCATCGGTGAAGAAACAGGTTCACTTGATTCGATGTTAAGCAAGGTAGCTGATTTTTACGAAAAAGAAGTGGAAAACACAACGGATCGACTAAAGTCCTTAATCGAACCACTGATGATTGTCTTTCTTGCGTCACTCGTCGGAACGATTGTCTCATCAATCCTTGTACCTATGTTTGAGATCTTTAACAATGTTCAAGGCTATTAA
- a CDS encoding PilW family protein, translating into MIATIIRPWMERLKVKISDPSGVTLIELLVTITIASILLPLTYGTFITGYKIYDKISIEGQLREDADYVSSLIMQEMYALSFDYIEQCGSQGQCITFVNAKNTTVDKPKGKEFYDVGEESASSITETTLQLVEVNGKSAWKFGNSIFETPSSFAGSTVTFDCSQQGTTEGCKNAILDFQYTLENPRLKRTLTLESRFGF; encoded by the coding sequence ATGATCGCGACTATCATACGACCTTGGATGGAACGATTAAAAGTGAAGATATCCGATCCTAGCGGTGTTACGTTGATCGAATTACTCGTCACAATTACGATCGCAAGCATTTTGCTACCTCTTACATATGGGACGTTTATTACAGGCTATAAAATATACGATAAAATTAGTATTGAGGGCCAACTTAGAGAAGATGCCGATTATGTTTCATCTCTTATCATGCAAGAAATGTATGCTCTTTCTTTTGATTATATTGAACAATGTGGTTCCCAAGGTCAATGTATTACTTTTGTAAATGCAAAAAATACAACAGTAGACAAACCAAAGGGAAAAGAATTTTATGATGTTGGTGAAGAAAGTGCCTCTTCCATAACTGAAACAACTCTGCAACTCGTAGAAGTAAACGGAAAATCCGCTTGGAAATTTGGTAATAGCATATTTGAAACTCCCTCATCCTTTGCTGGCTCAACAGTCACTTTTGATTGTTCTCAACAAGGAACAACAGAAGGATGCAAAAATGCCATATTAGACTTCCAATATACACTCGAAAATCCACGTTTAAAGCGAACGCTCACATTAGAAAGCCGATTTGGATTTTAG
- a CDS encoding type IV pilus twitching motility protein PilT, translating into MKEKVDYLLRAAFELKASDIHLTVGSPPVFRIHGDLKQFGKEYLIPEETEGMAKSIIPEHLWQPLEENGELDFSYGIAGVSRFRINAFKQRSCFSLAIRVVPTSIPTVDDLKLPALIKKLAEKPQGLILVTGPTGSGKSTTLASMIQYMNTKMRKHIITLEDPIEYLHKHGTSIIDQREVGFDTRTFAKGLRSALRQDPDIILVGEMRDLETIHTAITAAETGHLVLATLHTSSAPATIERIVDVFPPEQQSQIRIQLASVLVSIISQRLFPTLDKKGRRAATEVLVNNAAIANLIRSEKVHQINNIMQTSKGAGMHTMESSIQALLDADIIAKDVATAYVKQESAF; encoded by the coding sequence ATGAAAGAAAAAGTAGATTACTTACTTCGAGCGGCATTTGAATTGAAAGCATCAGACATTCATTTGACAGTGGGATCTCCTCCTGTATTCCGCATTCATGGTGATTTAAAGCAGTTTGGTAAGGAATATTTAATTCCAGAAGAAACAGAAGGAATGGCCAAATCCATTATTCCAGAGCATTTATGGCAACCTCTTGAAGAAAACGGGGAATTAGATTTTTCCTATGGAATCGCCGGTGTCTCCCGATTTCGGATTAATGCCTTTAAACAACGGTCCTGTTTTTCATTAGCGATCCGAGTTGTGCCGACGAGCATTCCTACTGTGGATGACTTAAAACTGCCAGCACTTATTAAGAAATTAGCGGAAAAACCACAAGGTCTCATTCTTGTAACCGGCCCGACCGGAAGTGGCAAATCGACAACGCTTGCTTCGATGATTCAATACATGAATACAAAAATGCGAAAGCATATTATTACATTAGAAGATCCGATTGAATATTTGCATAAACATGGAACCTCGATCATTGATCAACGAGAAGTGGGCTTTGATACACGTACCTTTGCAAAAGGATTACGAAGTGCTCTACGCCAAGATCCCGATATTATCTTAGTCGGTGAAATGCGCGATTTAGAAACCATACACACTGCAATAACAGCGGCAGAAACAGGACATTTAGTATTAGCAACATTGCATACTTCGAGCGCACCAGCTACGATTGAACGAATTGTCGATGTGTTTCCACCCGAGCAACAATCGCAAATTCGAATTCAACTAGCTTCTGTACTGGTTAGTATTATTTCACAGCGATTGTTCCCAACGCTTGATAAAAAGGGGAGACGAGCGGCGACCGAAGTGCTCGTGAATAATGCAGCCATCGCCAATTTGATTCGCTCGGAAAAAGTTCACCAAATCAACAATATTATGCAAACCTCTAAGGGAGCAGGCATGCATACGATGGAAAGCTCAATTCAAGCTTTGCTTGATGCTGACATCATCGCAAAAGACGTTGCAACGGCGTACGTCAAACAGGAGAGTGCTTTTTAA
- the pilM gene encoding type IV pilus biogenesis protein PilM, translating into MTFSWITPNSRIANLVFTDTAIRFIELKNGSSSEVTNYGEQELSPGVISEGKIIEVEMLETILEQCLQKWKIMKRQVRFIVPDMFIIIRKLTVPKDVKNDEIKGYLFLEIGTSIHLPFEDPLFDVVLLGETEQEKKILLVAAPEETVKSYQDLLEDSKLTPIVADISPLSIYRFFHSLNMTDAENHEMILQFDTHLATISIFHLHQPIFMRPLSLRNEQPLNIEKVDQEQQLFVLEDTFKEIEKVMSFYRYTLNKGEARVNTVFLVGDHPHLPQIEQHLSKLLEVSIISKPDLPIMCQNEVLPLQYIVAVGLGLKEVQ; encoded by the coding sequence ATGACGTTCTCATGGATAACACCAAATTCTCGTATCGCCAATTTGGTGTTCACCGATACTGCGATACGTTTTATTGAATTAAAAAATGGCTCGTCTTCTGAAGTGACCAATTATGGTGAACAAGAGTTATCTCCAGGTGTAATTTCTGAAGGAAAGATCATAGAAGTAGAGATGCTTGAAACGATCCTTGAGCAATGTCTTCAAAAATGGAAAATCATGAAGCGTCAAGTTCGCTTCATTGTTCCAGATATGTTTATTATTATTCGAAAATTAACGGTCCCGAAAGACGTTAAAAATGATGAAATAAAAGGCTATCTATTTCTTGAAATCGGGACAAGTATTCATTTACCGTTCGAGGATCCGTTATTTGACGTGGTCTTGCTAGGAGAAACCGAGCAAGAAAAAAAGATTTTACTAGTGGCTGCACCGGAAGAAACGGTGAAATCCTACCAAGATTTATTAGAAGATAGTAAATTAACGCCAATTGTCGCAGATATTTCCCCCCTATCTATTTATCGCTTCTTTCACTCTTTAAACATGACCGATGCAGAAAATCATGAAATGATCTTGCAATTTGATACCCACTTAGCGACCATTTCGATTTTTCATCTGCATCAACCCATATTTATGAGACCACTTTCCCTTCGTAACGAACAGCCACTTAATATCGAGAAAGTGGATCAAGAGCAACAGCTTTTTGTGTTAGAGGATACGTTTAAGGAGATCGAGAAAGTGATGAGCTTTTACCGGTATACCTTGAATAAAGGTGAGGCTCGAGTGAATACGGTTTTTCTCGTCGGAGATCACCCGCACCTCCCACAAATTGAACAGCATTTAAGTAAGTTGCTAGAAGTAAGCATCATTTCAAAGCCAGACTTGCCGATTATGTGTCAAAATGAAGTGCTTCCTCTTCAGTATATTGTGGCGGTTGGCCTAGGGTTAAAAGAGGTGCAATGA
- a CDS encoding prepilin peptidase, with amino-acid sequence MNYFSIIIFLYGITLGSFYNVVGLRIPVKKSIVSPRSACTSCGHELTAWELIPVFSYMMLRGKCRQCSARVSPLYPIMELITGLLFVLVYVRFDFSAEALIGITLVSLLIIITVSDLAYMLIPDKILLFFLGLFFLEFLFLLPHHLVESVLGATVGFTLLLLISVLSKGGMGGGDIKLFALLGFVLGVKLVLLAFFFSTLLGAIGGIVGLWLNVFKKGKPIPFGPFIATGTILVFFFHEAILSWYFSFFIY; translated from the coding sequence GTGAATTATTTTTCTATAATCATCTTCCTCTACGGAATCACCCTAGGCTCCTTCTACAACGTCGTGGGACTACGGATTCCGGTGAAGAAATCAATCGTGTCACCACGTTCAGCCTGTACTAGTTGCGGGCATGAGCTAACAGCATGGGAATTAATCCCGGTCTTTTCATATATGATGTTGAGGGGTAAATGCCGCCAATGTTCGGCGCGCGTTTCCCCTCTTTATCCTATTATGGAGCTGATTACCGGGCTATTATTTGTTCTCGTTTACGTTCGTTTCGACTTCAGTGCCGAAGCGCTAATTGGCATCACACTCGTGTCGTTGTTGATCATTATCACGGTATCAGATCTTGCTTACATGCTGATTCCTGATAAAATTCTGCTGTTCTTCTTGGGCCTTTTCTTTCTAGAGTTTCTCTTTCTGTTACCGCATCATTTGGTTGAGAGTGTACTAGGAGCGACGGTTGGTTTTACACTCTTGCTTTTGATTAGTGTGTTGAGTAAAGGAGGCATGGGTGGTGGCGATATTAAGCTGTTTGCATTGCTTGGGTTTGTCTTAGGAGTGAAGCTGGTCTTGCTTGCGTTCTTTTTCTCTACCTTGCTGGGAGCTATCGGTGGTATCGTAGGCCTTTGGTTGAACGTGTTTAAAAAAGGGAAGCCGATTCCGTTTGGGCCGTTTATTGCCACAGGAACTATCCTCGTCTTCTTTTTTCATGAAGCGATTCTGTCATGGTATTTCTCTTTCTTTATTTACTAG
- a CDS encoding competence type IV pilus major pilin ComGC, with protein sequence MRKKLSQLLKNEKGLTLIELLAVVVILGIIAAIAVPSIGGLINNSKKDAHIANAEQMVNAARLAVTANADGIGEVTLEELEKDGYLEPVENPSGGTYHATLSKVVVAKSTTTDSDGNTVDDTGYTFTVTLVSNETGNGEHLSGQPKDIDRDDVILKP encoded by the coding sequence ATGCGCAAAAAATTAAGTCAATTATTAAAGAACGAAAAGGGATTAACGCTAATTGAATTATTAGCGGTAGTTGTTATCCTTGGAATTATTGCAGCGATTGCTGTCCCAAGTATTGGTGGTTTGATTAATAACTCGAAAAAAGATGCTCATATTGCGAATGCGGAGCAAATGGTGAATGCGGCGAGATTGGCAGTAACAGCCAACGCTGATGGGATTGGAGAAGTTACATTAGAGGAACTAGAAAAAGATGGATATTTAGAACCTGTTGAAAACCCTTCAGGTGGAACATACCATGCTACGTTGAGCAAAGTCGTTGTTGCCAAATCAACCACAACAGATTCTGATGGTAATACTGTTGATGATACAGGATATACATTTACAGTAACATTGGTATCTAATGAAACTGGTAATGGAGAACATTTATCTGGTCAACCTAAAGATATTGATAGAGATGATGTCATATTAAAACCATAA
- a CDS encoding type IV pilus modification PilV family protein — protein sequence MKLLNYLKNNRAFTLLELLVSITILSIVLLSFMNFFLQAGTHTNLNQKKTVAINVARNALMFMEQQNFLQLKDIYAGVHNGTIESDSFALQLVICDSAYQYFDTKSTAPETCESISINNLSYDVSIFSEKLPANKQEDYYIPITIEVRWEVNDRDYHTTLDGTIKSEDIRS from the coding sequence ATGAAACTGTTAAATTACTTAAAAAATAATCGCGCATTTACTTTATTGGAACTTCTTGTCTCGATTACGATCCTAAGCATTGTCCTCCTAAGTTTTATGAATTTCTTCTTACAAGCAGGTACACATACAAATTTAAATCAGAAAAAAACTGTCGCTATCAACGTTGCACGAAACGCTTTAATGTTTATGGAACAACAAAATTTTTTACAATTGAAAGATATCTACGCAGGCGTACATAACGGGACTATAGAATCAGATTCCTTTGCACTTCAACTAGTTATTTGCGACTCTGCTTATCAATACTTTGACACAAAAAGTACAGCTCCAGAAACTTGTGAGTCTATTTCTATAAATAATTTGAGTTATGATGTATCCATTTTTTCTGAAAAATTACCAGCAAACAAGCAAGAAGACTACTATATTCCTATTACAATTGAAGTGAGGTGGGAAGTGAATGATCGCGACTATCATACGACCTTGGATGGAACGATTAAAAGTGAAGATATCCGATCCTAG